One genomic segment of Arachis duranensis cultivar V14167 chromosome 4, aradu.V14167.gnm2.J7QH, whole genome shotgun sequence includes these proteins:
- the LOC107484752 gene encoding uncharacterized protein LOC107484752, whose amino-acid sequence MKDPGSFQIPCIIGDIDIEKVLCDLGASINLMSLAMMKIMRIEEAKLTRMTLQLVDRTFKFPYGMVEDLLVKVGEFIFPANFVVLDMEEEANTSLILGRPSLAIDGAIIDVQKGELVLRLHEEKMVFNVFKAMSYPKESIGECMMVDTMEKIVQRVLEEDQCEEVLEQDQQTACGELPQEIIKGSIMLDKASKKEVEAPNLELKTLPPSLKYAYLEDNDTYPVIIDSSLSEEQKEELINVLRQHKDAIGWTLSDLKGISPSMCMHKILLEEGAKPSR is encoded by the coding sequence AtgaaagatcctgggagcttccaaatcccctgcatcataggggatATCGACATTGAGAAAGTATTGTGTGATCTGGGAGCTAGCATCAACCTTATGTCCTTAGCCATGATGAAAATAATGAGAATTGAAGAAGCCAAACTAACAAGAATGACACTTCAATTAGTTGATAGAACATTTAAGTTTCCTTATGGAATGGTGGAGGACTTGTTGGTCAAGGTGGGAGAGTTCATCTTTCCAGCTAATTTTGTTGTACTTgatatggaagaagaggctaaCACATCACTCATACTAGGAAGACCATCCCTAGCTATAGATGGAGCTATAATTGATGTACAAAAGGGAGAGTTAGTCTTAAGATTACATGAAGAAAAGATGGTGTTCAATGTCTTCAAAGCAATGAGCTACCCAAAGGAATCCATTGGTGAATGCATGATGGTGGACACAATGGAGAAGATAGTTCAAAGAGTCCTAGAAGAAGATCAATGTGAGGAAGTTTTGGAGCAAGACCAACAAACAGCATGTGGTGAACTACCACAAGAAATTATAAAAGGCTCAATCATGCTGGACAAGGCAAGCAAGAAGGAAGTGGAAGCACCCAATTTGGAGTTGAAAACCCTGCCTCCAAGCTTAAAGTATGCCTACTTGGAAGACAATGACACATATCCAGTAATCATTGATTCAAGCTTGAGTGAGGAGCAAAAAGAGGAGCTTATCAATGTGTTGAGACAACACAAGGATGCCATAGGATGGACACTTTCAGATTTAAAGGGGATCAGCCCTTCAatgtgcatgcataaaatcctTCTTGAGGAGGGTGCCAAGCCCTCAAGATAG